Proteins from a single region of Corylus avellana chromosome ca11, CavTom2PMs-1.0:
- the LOC132166655 gene encoding uncharacterized protein LOC132166655 yields MLLRNSISSTKKFFRKTLQSFKSLFSGDYQRLPKTPPHKQESEVEVYSGSFMELSPKKKKKNLVERREPEYHNHGDQRKIREDYSCSKRRTRGGKTNWLVVQKLRELEMLDMSNVDHLLDIEEVLHYYSRLTCPAYLDIVDKFFMDMCAEFFGAAGTLTPARSISSRLEKHNKYN; encoded by the coding sequence ATGCTGCTAAGAAACTCCATTTCCAGCACCAAAAAGTTCTTCCGGAAAACCCTACAAAGCTTCAAGTCTTTGTTCTCCGGGGACTACCAAAGGCTTCCCAAAACCCCTCCTCACAAACAAGAAAGCGAGGTTGAGGTTTACAGTGGGAGCTTCATGGAGCTCTcgccgaagaagaagaagaagaatcttgTAGAAAGGAGAGAGCCGGAATATCACAATCATGGGGATCAGAGGAAAATACGAGAAGATTATTCATGTTCCAAAAGGCGCACGCGCGGGGGAAAGACAAATTGGTTGGTGGTTCAAAAGCTAAGGGAGCTGGAGATGTTGGATATGAGTAATGTGGATCATCTGTTGGACATTGAAGAAGTTCTTCATTACTATTCTCGCCTCACTTGCCCTGCCTACCTCGACATTGTCGACAAATTTTTCATGGACATGTGCGCCGAATTCTTTGGTGCGGCCGGAACATTAACTCCGGCACGCAGCATCAGTTCCAGGCTGGAGaaacataataaatataattga